In Bacillota bacterium, a single window of DNA contains:
- the yhbH gene encoding sporulation protein YhbH yields the protein MSETSQPGFLINREDWSLHRKGQMDQLRHQEKVRDAIRRNLPDLVAEESIILSDGRKVVKVPIRSLEEYRFRFDPGKQRHVGQGDGSEQPGDVIAKSGADGPGRGRGAGDQPGVDYYEAEITVDELAELIFEDLGLPNLQQKRRPQLVSTGYEFNDVRRHGAMANLDKRRTLIEAFRRNALDGEPGFYPIRPEDLRFKTWDEALEMQAAAVVIAMMDTSGSMGTFEKYIARSFYFWMVRFLRTRYRHVQMVFIAHDTKAREVTEQEFFTKGESGGTKCSSAYELAIATIDERFPPDQYNIYAFHFSDGDNFPSDNARCVKLLGELLERCSAAGYGEIVSTRYYNDSTLMSVYQKITDPRFTRVTIRDKADVYPALRAFFRRQAPEVAVPGAAGQGGEGEP from the coding sequence CTTTCTCATCAACCGGGAGGACTGGTCTTTGCACCGCAAAGGGCAGATGGATCAGCTTCGCCACCAGGAGAAGGTGAGGGACGCCATCCGGCGTAACCTGCCGGATCTGGTGGCCGAGGAGAGCATCATCCTCTCCGATGGCAGGAAAGTGGTGAAGGTGCCCATCCGCTCGCTGGAGGAGTACCGCTTCCGCTTCGACCCCGGAAAGCAGCGCCACGTGGGCCAGGGCGACGGAAGCGAGCAGCCGGGCGACGTGATTGCGAAAAGCGGCGCGGACGGTCCCGGGCGCGGTCGGGGCGCTGGCGATCAGCCCGGCGTAGACTACTACGAGGCCGAGATCACCGTCGACGAGCTTGCGGAACTCATTTTCGAGGACCTGGGGCTGCCCAATTTGCAGCAGAAGCGCAGGCCCCAACTCGTCTCGACCGGCTACGAGTTCAACGACGTGCGCCGGCACGGCGCGATGGCCAACCTCGACAAGCGCCGCACGCTCATCGAAGCGTTCCGCCGAAACGCGCTGGACGGCGAGCCCGGCTTCTACCCGATCCGGCCCGAGGACCTGCGCTTCAAGACGTGGGACGAGGCACTGGAAATGCAGGCGGCGGCGGTGGTCATCGCCATGATGGACACCTCGGGGTCGATGGGCACCTTCGAGAAGTACATCGCCCGCAGCTTCTACTTCTGGATGGTGCGGTTCCTGCGCACCCGCTACCGCCACGTGCAGATGGTCTTCATCGCGCACGATACGAAGGCCCGGGAGGTGACGGAGCAGGAATTCTTCACCAAAGGCGAAAGCGGCGGCACCAAGTGCTCGTCGGCGTACGAGCTTGCCATCGCTACCATCGACGAACGCTTCCCGCCCGACCAGTACAACATCTACGCCTTCCACTTCTCGGACGGCGACAACTTCCCGTCGGACAACGCGCGCTGCGTCAAGCTCTTGGGGGAACTCCTCGAACGCTGCAGCGCCGCCGGCTACGGCGAGATCGTCAGCACCCGCTACTACAACGACAGCACCCTCATGTCCGTCTACCAGAAGATCACGGACCCCCGCTTCACGCGGGTGACCATCCGGGACAAGGCGGACGTCTACCCGGCGCTTCGGGCCTTCTTCAGGCGACAGGCGCCGGAAGTTGCCGTGCCCGGGGCTGCCGGGCAGGGGGGTGAGGGCGAGCCGTGA